The genomic interval GCCGTCGTCGACGACCACCAGCTCGCGGGCGCGGGTGAGCGGCAGCAGCAGCTGCACATAGCGCGAGAACGGGTCGCCGATCACGACGCGGCGCGCCCGGCGCAGCGGGCCCGCGAGCCCGGCGACGGTCCGCAGCGGCGCGCCCGGCCCGCCCCGGGCCTCCTCCCAGCGCAGCCGGTGGCCGTGGTCGCGGGCGAGTTCGGCCATCCGGCGCAGCTGACCGCGCGTCATGGGGTCGTGCGGGGCGAGCACGACGATCACGAGACCGGTGTCGGCGGGCGCCGGGACGGCGGCCCGGCGGTCCCGCCGCTCGTCCGGCTCCCTGTCCGGCTGCCGGGGCACGCCGTCGCGCGGGGGCGGCGGGCCGGAGCCGTGCGCGGGGGAACCCGAACGGCCGGTGGCGTACGCCCATTCGAGGACGTTCAGGAGCTGGACGGGGCTCTCGACGAACGCCAGGGAGTCGGCGGCGGCGCCGGGCGAGGAGCCCTCGGGCGGGGGCTCGTCCCGCGGGGGCGGGCCCTGCGGCGGCTCGGGGCCGCGCTCCCCGTCCTGTAGCCGTTCGTTCCGCGACCGGCCGTCGTGCGGTGGGCCGTCGTGCGGCGAGCCGGCCTGTGGTGGCCCGTCCTGTGGTGGCTCTTGTGGTCCTTCCGGCGGTGCCACGGGGGTGCCCGTCACACCGTTGCGGGTTCGCGGTGGCCGGCCTGGGCGACGACGCCCGGGACCCGGCGCAGCTTGCGCATCGGGCCGAGCTCGCTCTCGTAGACCTTCTTCACGCCGTCGCCCAGCGACTCCTCGACGACCCGGATGTCGCGGACGAGCCGCTGGAGCCCGCCGGGCTCGACGGAGGCGGCCTGGTCGGAGCCCCACATGGCCCGGTCGAGGGTGATGTGCCGCTCGACGAAGGTGGCGCCGAGGGCGACGGCGGCGAGGGTGGTCTGGAGGCCCGTCTCGTGGCCGGAGTAGCCGATCGGGACGTTGGGGTACTCCGCCTGGAGGGTGTGGATCACCCGGAGGTTGAGCTCGGCGGCCTTGGCGGGGTACGTGGACGTCGCGTGACAGAGCAGGATGTTCTCGCTGCCGAGCACCTCGACGGCGTGGCGGATCTGCTGGGGCGTCGACATGCCGGTCGAGAGGATCACGGTGCGGCCGGTGGCGCGCAGGGTGCGCAGCAGCTCGTCGTCGGTGAGCGAGGCGGAGGCGACCTTGTGGGCGGGGACGTCGAACTTCTCCAGGAAGGCGACGGCCTCGGTGTCCCAGGGCGAGGCGAACCAGGCGATGCCGCGCTCGCGGCAGTACGCGTCGATGCTGCGGTACTCGTCCTCGCCGAATTCCACCCGGTGGCGGTAGTCGATGTAGGTCATCCGGCCCCACGGCGTGTCGCGCTCGATGTCCCACTGGTCACGGGGGGTGCAGATCTCGGGGGTGCGCTTCTGGAACTTCACGGCGTCGCAGCCGGCGTCGGCGGCGGCGTCGACGAGGGCGAGGGCCTTGTCGAGGTCGCCGTTGTGGTTGATGCCGATCTCACCGGTGATGTAGACGGGGTGGCCGGGGCCGGCGGTCTTGTGGCCGAGGGGGCGGGTGCGCAGGGCGGGGGTCATATGGGGTGTTCCTTAGGTCGCGGTGAGCGGGGCTGAGCGGGCGGAGTGCGGGAAGGCGGCGGGCTTTTCGGTGAGAGGGCCTCCCGGGTGAGCGCGCCGCTTCGGTGAACGTCCTGGCCGGTGGGCGGTCTGCTCGGCGGGCGGCCTGCTCGGTGGACGGCCTCAGAGGGACGGGCCGAGCAGCCAGGAGGCGATCTCCCGGAGGGCGCCGTTGCCGCCTGGGGCGGACGTCACGGAGCGGGCGGCGCCGCGTACGACGTCGTGGGCGCTCGCGACGGCGACGGGCCAGCCGACGAGGTCGAAGCAGGGCAGGTCGTTGACGTCGTTGCCGACGTAGAGGACGCGGTCGGGGGCGAGGCCGTGTTCCTCGCACCATCTCTTGAGCGCCAGGTCCTTGCGGTCGACGCCGTGCAGCACGGGCACCTGGAGCTTGCGGCCGCGGGCGGCGACGACGGGGTTGGTCTCGGTGGAGAGGATCAGCAGGGCGAGGCCGGCCCGGCGCAGGGCGGCGACGCCGAGCCCGTCGCCGCGGTGCACGGCGACGATCTCGCGGCCGTCGGCGTCGATGAGGACCCGGTCGTCGGTCTGGGTGCCGTCGAAGTCCATGACGACGGCGTCGACGTCGGCGCGGGTCGGGACGGCGCCGGTGGCGGGCCCGTCGAACAGCGGCGCGAGGGCGCGGGCGCGGGCGAGGTCGTGCGGGTCGTCGACCTCCAGGACGCGGGCGGCGTCGGTGCGGACGAGCTCGGTGCGCCCGAAGAACCGGTGCCGGGCGGCCCGGAAGCCGTCGGCGCGCATGGCGTAGGCGGCGCCGGTCTCCAGCAGGTCCTGGGGGCGGTCCTGGCGGCGCGGGCGGTGGGACTTGTCGTGGTTGACGCCGTGGGCCCCGGGGCGGGACCGGGCGGTCCGGGTGCCGTGGGCCGCGGGGATCCCGTGGCGGTCCTCCGGTCCGTCGCCGGCCGGGGCGGCGGCCACGGTCCGGCGGGGGGACAGCTGCGCGGGCAGCACGGCGTCCCCCGCGGGTGCGAAGTCCTCCTCCGCCCGCCAGACGAAGCCGTGGAAGGGGGCCACCGTCAGGGCCGTGTCGGCCCCCTGTTCGACGACCGCGGCGGCGACGCCGTCGATGTCCGCGCTGCTGAGGAAGGGGCTGGTGCACTGCACCAGGAGCACGGCGGTGACCCGGGCGCCGGACATCGCCTCGTAGGCGTCCATCGCG from Streptomyces albireticuli carries:
- a CDS encoding N-acetylneuraminate synthase family protein, which gives rise to MTPALRTRPLGHKTAGPGHPVYITGEIGINHNGDLDKALALVDAAADAGCDAVKFQKRTPEICTPRDQWDIERDTPWGRMTYIDYRHRVEFGEDEYRSIDAYCRERGIAWFASPWDTEAVAFLEKFDVPAHKVASASLTDDELLRTLRATGRTVILSTGMSTPQQIRHAVEVLGSENILLCHATSTYPAKAAELNLRVIHTLQAEYPNVPIGYSGHETGLQTTLAAVALGATFVERHITLDRAMWGSDQAASVEPGGLQRLVRDIRVVEESLGDGVKKVYESELGPMRKLRRVPGVVAQAGHREPATV
- a CDS encoding acylneuraminate cytidylyltransferase, with protein sequence MAAPATPDSPAAPAERPTAVLAVIPARGGSKGVPAKNLAAVGGVPLVARAVRECRAARLVGDVVVSTDDPGIAATARGAGAVVVQRPGTIAGDTATSEAAVLHAMDAYEAMSGARVTAVLLVQCTSPFLSSADIDGVAAAVVEQGADTALTVAPFHGFVWRAEEDFAPAGDAVLPAQLSPRRTVAAAPAGDGPEDRHGIPAAHGTRTARSRPGAHGVNHDKSHRPRRQDRPQDLLETGAAYAMRADGFRAARHRFFGRTELVRTDAARVLEVDDPHDLARARALAPLFDGPATGAVPTRADVDAVVMDFDGTQTDDRVLIDADGREIVAVHRGDGLGVAALRRAGLALLILSTETNPVVAARGRKLQVPVLHGVDRKDLALKRWCEEHGLAPDRVLYVGNDVNDLPCFDLVGWPVAVASAHDVVRGAARSVTSAPGGNGALREIASWLLGPSL